In Gemmatimonadota bacterium, the following are encoded in one genomic region:
- a CDS encoding AAA family ATPase — protein sequence MALVQAVEREVGKRVVGQEYMVERLLISLLTGGHVLLEGVPGLAKTLTVRTLAETIHTTFQRIQFTPDLLPADVLGTQVFDQSTGAFTIKRGPIFANIVLADEINRAPAKVQAALLEAMQEKQVTLGGQTFRLEEPFLVLATQNPIEQEGTYPLPEAQVDRFMLKLRVGYPSREEEKEIMRRMASGDPIAIHPIASPQAILEARHRITELYMDERIVDYIVDIVHATRYPAEAKLKELAPLIEFGASPRATIALAQASRAHAFLRGRTYVTPDDIKAIAPDVLRHRVLTTYEAEAESVTSDDIVKRILDTVEAP from the coding sequence ATGGCGCTGGTACAGGCCGTCGAACGCGAGGTCGGGAAGCGCGTCGTCGGCCAGGAGTACATGGTGGAGCGTCTCCTGATCTCGCTCCTCACCGGCGGACACGTCCTCCTCGAAGGCGTCCCGGGGTTGGCCAAGACGCTCACGGTGCGCACGCTAGCCGAGACGATTCACACGACGTTCCAGCGCATCCAGTTCACCCCCGACCTCCTGCCGGCCGACGTGCTGGGGACCCAGGTGTTCGACCAGTCGACGGGGGCGTTCACGATCAAGCGCGGGCCGATCTTCGCCAACATCGTCCTCGCCGACGAGATCAACCGGGCGCCGGCCAAGGTGCAGGCCGCGCTGCTCGAGGCGATGCAGGAGAAGCAGGTGACGTTAGGCGGGCAGACCTTTCGCCTCGAGGAGCCGTTCCTCGTGCTCGCGACGCAGAACCCGATCGAGCAGGAGGGCACCTATCCGCTGCCCGAGGCGCAGGTCGACCGCTTCATGCTGAAGCTCCGCGTGGGCTACCCGTCACGCGAGGAAGAGAAGGAGATCATGCGGCGCATGGCGAGCGGCGATCCGATCGCGATCCACCCGATCGCCTCGCCGCAGGCCATCCTCGAGGCACGGCATCGCATCACCGAGCTGTACATGGACGAGCGCATCGTCGACTACATCGTCGACATCGTGCACGCCACACGCTATCCCGCCGAGGCGAAGCTCAAGGAGCTCGCGCCGCTCATCGAGTTCGGGGCCAGCCCGCGCGCGACGATCGCGCTCGCCCAGGCCTCTCGCGCCCACGCCTTCCTGCGCGGGCGCACCTACGTGACGCCGGACGACATCAAGGCGATCGCCCCCGACGTGCTGCGGCATCGCGTCCTCACGACCTACGAAGCCGAAGCCGAGAGCGTGACGAGCGACGACATCGTGAAGCGGATCCTGGATACGGTCGAGGCGCCGTGA
- the rpsT gene encoding 30S ribosomal protein S20: protein MPNIASAAKNMRKSRAATVRNRAQRSALRTALKKAKAAGSTPDVDKSAVSLLDRAARKGLIHKNTAARHKSRIAKKANAAK from the coding sequence GTGCCGAATATCGCCTCCGCCGCAAAGAACATGCGGAAGTCCCGCGCCGCGACCGTACGCAATCGCGCCCAGCGCTCCGCACTTCGCACGGCGTTGAAGAAGGCGAAGGCCGCCGGCTCCACGCCCGATGTCGACAAGTCGGCCGTCTCGCTGCTCGACCGCGCCGCCCGCAAGGGACTGATCCACAAGAACACCGCTGCCCGTCACAAGAGCCGCATCGCCAAGAAGGCGAACGCCGCCAAGTAA
- a CDS encoding aspartate carbamoyltransferase catalytic subunit has translation MSSSADIGKDLLGLEELSAAQIQLLLDTAEPFKEISLRAIKKVPTLRGATIVNLFFEPSTRTRISFEFAEKRLSADTVNVASAGSSVSKGETLVDTARNLEAMKIDMVVVRHASSGAARFLAQRIESNVINAGDGTHEHPTQGLLDMLTLRDHFKRLAGLRVCICGDVLHSRVARSNIWGLQKMGAEVAICGPYSLLPNHVESLGVTVFRRIEEAIEWADALNILRLQLERMQGGYIPSLREYNRVFGVTREKLERAPRDVLIMHPGPMNRGVEIDSDVADGPHSVILDQVTNGVAVRMAVLYLLAGGSPALAEAAKG, from the coding sequence ATGAGTTCCTCCGCCGACATCGGCAAGGACCTGCTGGGGCTCGAGGAGCTGTCGGCGGCGCAGATCCAGCTCCTGCTCGACACCGCGGAGCCGTTCAAGGAGATCTCCCTTCGCGCGATCAAGAAGGTGCCGACGCTGCGCGGGGCGACGATCGTCAACCTCTTCTTCGAGCCCTCGACGCGTACGCGCATCTCGTTCGAGTTTGCCGAGAAGCGCCTGTCGGCTGATACGGTGAATGTGGCGTCGGCCGGATCGAGCGTGTCGAAGGGGGAAACGCTCGTCGACACGGCGCGCAACCTCGAGGCGATGAAGATCGACATGGTGGTCGTGCGCCATGCGTCGTCGGGGGCTGCGCGCTTTCTCGCGCAGCGCATCGAGTCCAACGTCATCAACGCCGGCGACGGGACGCACGAGCACCCGACGCAGGGGCTGCTCGACATGCTCACGTTGCGCGATCACTTCAAGCGCCTCGCGGGACTGCGAGTGTGCATCTGCGGCGATGTGCTCCATTCGCGCGTGGCGCGATCCAACATCTGGGGGCTGCAGAAGATGGGGGCGGAAGTCGCCATCTGCGGGCCCTACTCGCTCCTCCCCAACCACGTCGAGTCGCTCGGCGTGACGGTCTTCCGTCGCATCGAGGAAGCCATCGAGTGGGCCGACGCGCTCAACATCCTCCGCTTGCAGCTTGAACGCATGCAGGGGGGCTACATCCCGTCGTTGCGCGAGTACAATCGCGTCTTCGGCGTCACGCGCGAGAAGCTCGAGCGGGCACCGCGTGACGTGCTCATCATGCACCCGGGTCCCATGAACCGCGGCGTGGAGATCGACTCCGACGTCGCCGATGGCCCGCATTCGGTCATCCTCGACCAGGTGACCAACGGTGTTGCCGTCCGCATGGCGGTGCTGTACCTGTTAGCCGGTGGCAGTCCGGCGCTCGCCGAGGCTGCGAAGGGTTAG
- a CDS encoding diguanylate cyclase, protein MRLSIGQKLTLAFSAAVSILLVTGVVSYRNTRELLRTTDAVSQAQAVLASVDGVAAALADAEAAARAHALTGAPLHSRQLQGAADVAGGHLSNLTQLVVGDSLTRRDVGTLDTLVARRIAMLQQAMQLRAGAMLDSATRLVTSDDATSGRGAALSLIATVRDREREELAAQSVAAHRSGSRADFILRFGLLLVALLGPLAFFMVRNDFTSRQEAERALLESESRFRAATDGSLDAFYVLRAIRDGSGEVLDFEFVDLNARAESLLGHGRGEVLGQRLCELIPANRTLGFVEKYRQVMETGVVLEEECEVISRDYHAAWIHHQVVPLVDGVAITSRDITERRRQEEALRALSLIDELTGLYNRRGFLTLAQQQLKLARRGHRELVLLFVDMDDFKEINDTFGHSEGDMALKRASDVLRHTFRDSDIIARLGGDEFVVLATDTGKTGSEIIIQRLRRELLERNDREGYPYRLSFSVGAARFDPEAPPSIEELMAAADAMLYEQKKYKRQSAPLPAALPAAIPA, encoded by the coding sequence ATGCGCCTTTCGATCGGCCAGAAGCTCACACTCGCGTTCAGCGCCGCGGTCTCGATTCTCCTCGTGACCGGCGTCGTGTCGTATCGCAATACGCGTGAGCTGCTGCGGACGACCGACGCGGTGTCGCAGGCGCAAGCGGTGCTGGCCTCGGTAGACGGCGTCGCGGCGGCGCTGGCCGATGCCGAGGCGGCCGCCCGCGCACATGCCCTGACGGGGGCCCCCCTCCATAGCCGACAGTTGCAAGGCGCGGCCGACGTGGCGGGCGGTCACCTCAGCAACTTGACCCAACTCGTGGTTGGCGACTCGCTGACGCGTCGCGATGTCGGTACCCTGGATACGTTGGTGGCGCGGCGGATCGCGATGTTGCAGCAGGCGATGCAGCTGCGGGCCGGGGCTATGCTCGATTCGGCGACACGGCTCGTGACCAGCGACGATGCCACGTCCGGACGGGGCGCGGCGCTGTCGCTCATCGCCACGGTGCGCGATCGCGAGCGCGAGGAGTTGGCGGCGCAATCGGTCGCCGCCCATCGCAGCGGCAGCCGTGCCGACTTCATCCTGCGGTTTGGCCTGCTCCTGGTGGCACTCCTCGGTCCGCTCGCCTTCTTCATGGTGCGCAACGACTTCACGTCGCGCCAAGAGGCGGAGCGTGCCCTCCTGGAGAGTGAGTCCCGCTTTCGCGCGGCGACCGACGGGAGCCTCGACGCGTTCTACGTCCTGCGTGCCATTCGCGACGGGTCGGGCGAGGTCCTCGACTTCGAGTTCGTCGACCTGAACGCACGCGCCGAGTCGTTGCTGGGGCACGGTCGCGGCGAGGTCCTCGGGCAGCGACTTTGCGAGCTGATCCCGGCCAATCGTACGCTGGGATTCGTCGAGAAGTACCGGCAGGTGATGGAGACCGGGGTGGTGCTCGAGGAGGAATGCGAGGTGATCTCCCGCGACTATCACGCCGCGTGGATTCACCACCAGGTCGTCCCGCTCGTCGATGGCGTCGCGATCACCTCGCGCGACATCACCGAGCGGCGCCGACAGGAGGAGGCGCTGCGCGCGCTCTCGTTGATCGACGAACTGACGGGGCTCTACAACCGGCGCGGCTTCCTGACACTCGCGCAGCAGCAGCTCAAGCTGGCACGACGCGGGCACCGCGAGTTGGTCCTCCTGTTCGTCGACATGGACGACTTCAAGGAGATCAACGACACGTTCGGGCACAGCGAAGGCGACATGGCGCTCAAGCGTGCGTCGGACGTCCTGCGGCATACGTTCCGCGACTCGGACATCATCGCGCGGCTCGGGGGCGACGAGTTCGTGGTGCTGGCCACCGACACCGGCAAGACCGGGAGCGAGATCATCATTCAGCGACTGCGTCGCGAACTGCTGGAGCGGAACGATCGGGAGGGCTACCCGTATCGCCTGTCGTTCAGCGTTGGTGCCGCACGCTTCGACCCTGAGGCGCCGCCGTCGATCGAGGAGTTGATGGCCGCCGCCGATGCGATGCTCTACGAGCAGAAGAAGTACAAGCGCCAGTCTGCGCCGCTCCCCGCCGCACTCCCCGCCGCGATTCCCGCGTAG
- a CDS encoding dihydroorotase — protein MLRNGRVLDPSSNLDVVGDVLVADGVIEHAGAPLGEVRRDGDLLEIDCAGQIVSPGFVDVHCHLREPGREDVETIATGARAAAAGGFTAVCAMPNTDPVTDNQAAVGFIIRQATRAAAARVYPIGAISVGQKGEALAEFGEMIGAGAVAVSDDGKPVASAQLMRTALEYARTFEIPVADHCEEPTLAKGGAMNEGVVSARLGLKGIPSEAEEIMVIRDILLARRTGGHVHLCHMSTKTSVELIRWGKDRNIRVTAEVCPHHLSLTEDAVEGYNTNAKMNPPLRTAEDVEFLKQAVKDGTIDLVATDHAPHHYDEKEREFSDAPNGIVGLETALAVMVTNLVEPGIISYATLVERMSCSPARIFHLPGGTLRRGTVADITVFDPKARWSVDPASFLSKGRNTPYAGKPLAGRATCTIVGGRIVYRLTN, from the coding sequence CTGCTGCGCAACGGCCGTGTCCTCGACCCGTCGTCGAACCTCGACGTGGTGGGAGATGTGCTGGTCGCCGACGGCGTCATCGAGCACGCCGGGGCCCCGTTAGGCGAGGTGCGCCGCGACGGCGACCTCCTCGAGATCGATTGTGCCGGCCAGATCGTGTCGCCCGGCTTCGTTGACGTCCACTGCCACCTGCGCGAGCCGGGACGCGAGGACGTCGAGACGATCGCCACCGGCGCCCGCGCCGCCGCGGCCGGTGGCTTCACCGCGGTGTGCGCCATGCCGAACACCGATCCGGTCACCGACAATCAGGCCGCGGTCGGCTTCATCATTCGGCAGGCCACGCGGGCGGCGGCGGCACGCGTGTATCCCATCGGCGCGATCTCGGTCGGGCAGAAGGGCGAGGCGCTCGCCGAGTTCGGCGAGATGATCGGGGCAGGGGCCGTCGCGGTGAGCGACGACGGCAAGCCGGTGGCCAGTGCGCAACTCATGCGCACCGCCCTCGAGTATGCGCGCACCTTCGAGATTCCGGTCGCCGATCACTGCGAAGAGCCGACGCTCGCCAAGGGTGGCGCGATGAACGAGGGGGTCGTCTCGGCGCGACTCGGGCTCAAGGGAATCCCGAGCGAGGCCGAGGAGATCATGGTCATCCGGGACATCCTGCTCGCGCGTCGCACCGGCGGGCACGTCCACCTGTGTCACATGTCGACCAAGACGTCGGTCGAGCTCATTCGATGGGGGAAGGATCGCAACATCCGCGTCACCGCCGAGGTGTGCCCGCATCACCTCTCACTCACCGAGGACGCGGTCGAGGGGTACAACACCAACGCCAAGATGAATCCGCCGCTCCGCACGGCCGAGGACGTCGAGTTCCTCAAGCAGGCGGTGAAGGACGGCACGATCGATCTGGTGGCCACGGACCACGCGCCACACCACTATGACGAGAAGGAGCGCGAGTTCTCCGATGCGCCCAACGGCATCGTCGGGCTGGAGACTGCGCTCGCCGTGATGGTGACCAACCTCGTCGAGCCCGGCATCATCAGCTACGCGACGCTGGTGGAGCGCATGTCGTGCTCGCCGGCGCGCATCTTTCACCTTCCGGGTGGGACGCTGCGTCGCGGAACTGTGGCCGACATCACAGTCTTCGATCCAAAGGCACGGTGGAGCGTCGACCCCGCCAGCTTCCTGTCGAAGGGGCGCAACACACCGTACGCGGGAAAGCCGCTCGCCGGCCGCGCCACCTGTACCATTGTGGGCGGACGGATCGTCTATCGGCTGACGAATTAG
- a CDS encoding DUF58 domain-containing protein, which yields MSAPVATTRPVLITPEILRQVKLVELRTRRLVNSLFSGEYRSIFKGQGMEFAEVREYQPGDEVRSIDWNVTARMRRPFVKRYIEERELTLMLAVDISGSERFGTVRRFKSELATELAAVLTMSAVRNNDRVGALLFTDRVEHFVPPRKGRRHALRILRDVLVHEPKGTGTDTPLALDFLRGLLKQHAIIFLISDLQDPGLERSLKLLGQRHDLVVATLDDPSETTLPDIGMARFVDPESGETLDVDTSDPAVRSAYDQLSTAERDARRAMLRRLAIDEIPISTAGGYIEPLLRFFRARERRAARG from the coding sequence ATGTCGGCACCCGTCGCGACCACGCGCCCGGTCCTGATCACGCCCGAGATCCTGCGCCAGGTCAAGCTGGTCGAGCTTCGCACGCGCCGCCTCGTGAACTCCCTCTTCTCCGGCGAGTATCGCTCCATCTTCAAGGGGCAGGGGATGGAGTTCGCCGAGGTGCGCGAGTACCAGCCGGGCGACGAGGTGCGGTCCATCGACTGGAACGTGACGGCGCGCATGCGTCGGCCGTTCGTCAAGCGCTACATCGAGGAGCGCGAGCTCACGTTGATGCTGGCGGTCGACATCTCGGGGTCGGAGCGCTTCGGCACGGTGCGGCGCTTCAAGTCCGAACTGGCCACGGAGCTGGCGGCGGTCCTGACGATGTCGGCGGTGCGCAACAACGATCGCGTCGGCGCGCTCCTCTTCACCGATCGCGTGGAGCACTTCGTCCCGCCGCGCAAGGGCCGCCGGCACGCGCTGCGCATCCTGCGCGATGTGCTGGTGCACGAGCCGAAGGGGACGGGAACGGACACGCCGCTGGCGCTCGACTTCCTGCGCGGGCTGCTCAAGCAGCACGCGATCATCTTCCTCATCTCCGACCTGCAGGACCCCGGGCTCGAGCGCTCGCTCAAGCTGCTCGGCCAGCGGCACGACCTCGTGGTCGCCACGCTGGACGACCCGAGCGAGACCACGCTGCCCGACATCGGCATGGCGCGCTTTGTCGACCCGGAGAGTGGAGAGACGCTGGATGTCGATACCAGCGATCCCGCCGTTCGCTCGGCGTACGACCAACTCTCGACAGCTGAACGCGACGCGCGACGCGCGATGCTGCGTCGCTTGGCCATCGACGAGATTCCGATCTCGACGGCCGGCGGGTACATCGAACCGCTGCTGCGGTTCTTTCGGGCGCGCGAGCGCCGGGCGGCACGCGGATGA
- a CDS encoding segregation/condensation protein A, whose product MTAPAAEFDNTFVVDLSQFQGPLDLLLGLIRDEKVDIYDIPISRIADQFLARISTLGLDQAADYLEMAARLLRIKAQLLLPRNEHDEAWEDPRAELVRRLLEYQQMREVVDVLEKLAEERRARFARAYIPPSGAEPPPSPLALSLAELLSAIDRVLRVAKDPAVHDVIPRALDVDGAIATVRGVLLLQERARWRDVVRQGAERWEILSALLALLELARRGELKLKQANPFANVFITRESPGQAA is encoded by the coding sequence ATGACGGCGCCTGCGGCGGAGTTCGACAACACCTTCGTGGTGGACCTCTCGCAGTTCCAGGGCCCGCTGGACCTGCTGCTCGGGCTCATCCGCGACGAGAAGGTCGACATCTACGACATTCCCATCTCGCGCATCGCCGACCAGTTCCTGGCCCGCATCAGCACCTTGGGGTTGGATCAGGCGGCGGACTATCTCGAGATGGCGGCACGCCTGCTGCGCATCAAGGCGCAGCTCCTCCTGCCGCGCAACGAGCACGACGAGGCGTGGGAAGACCCGCGCGCGGAACTCGTCAGGCGCCTGCTGGAGTACCAGCAGATGCGCGAGGTGGTGGACGTCCTCGAGAAACTCGCTGAGGAACGTCGTGCGCGCTTCGCCCGCGCGTACATCCCGCCCTCGGGCGCGGAGCCGCCGCCGTCGCCGCTCGCCTTGTCGCTCGCCGAGCTGCTATCGGCGATCGACCGCGTGTTGCGCGTGGCGAAGGACCCGGCGGTGCACGATGTCATTCCGCGCGCCCTCGATGTGGACGGCGCGATCGCCACCGTGCGCGGTGTCCTCCTGCTGCAGGAACGTGCGCGTTGGCGCGACGTGGTGCGGCAGGGCGCCGAGCGGTGGGAGATTCTTTCGGCACTCCTGGCGCTCCTCGAGCTGGCGCGCCGTGGCGAACTCAAACTCAAGCAGGCGAATCCGTTCGCCAACGTGTTCATCACTCGTGAATCCCCTGGCCAAGCTGCTTGA
- a CDS encoding site-2 protease family protein yields MDKLQEFLLVAPVLLFSMVAHEFAHGYAALKQGDPTAYQLGRLTWNPVKHIDPFFTVILPMITFFTGGFIFGGAKPVPVTPRNYRNYRRGDIIVSMAGIVTNLILAVLCTGAIVLLGLVGRALPVATDTLAILQRMMITGVVFNLILAMFNLLPIPPLDGSHVMKYLLPPSWAIRYQQVGMYGVFILMILMMTRVGAPLLSAWMTPVNLLGGVMLRAISQFVLPSQFTLGM; encoded by the coding sequence TTGGATAAGCTCCAGGAGTTCCTGCTCGTGGCGCCGGTGCTGCTCTTTTCGATGGTGGCCCACGAGTTCGCTCATGGGTACGCGGCGCTCAAGCAGGGGGATCCCACAGCCTACCAGCTGGGGCGGCTCACGTGGAATCCGGTCAAGCACATCGACCCGTTCTTCACCGTGATCCTGCCGATGATCACCTTCTTTACCGGGGGGTTCATTTTCGGTGGGGCCAAGCCGGTGCCGGTGACGCCGCGTAACTACCGCAACTATCGTCGGGGCGACATCATCGTCTCGATGGCCGGGATCGTGACCAACCTGATCCTCGCGGTGCTGTGCACCGGGGCCATCGTCCTGCTCGGGCTGGTGGGACGTGCCCTCCCGGTCGCCACCGATACGCTGGCCATCCTGCAGCGCATGATGATCACCGGGGTCGTGTTCAACCTGATCCTCGCGATGTTCAACCTGCTGCCGATTCCGCCGCTCGATGGATCGCACGTGATGAAGTATCTGCTCCCGCCGTCGTGGGCGATCCGCTATCAGCAGGTCGGGATGTACGGGGTCTTCATCCTCATGATCCTCATGATGACGCGCGTGGGCGCGCCGCTGCTGTCGGCCTGGATGACACCGGTGAACCTGCTCGGCGGCGTGATGTTGCGCGCCATTTCGCAGTTTGTCCTTCCCAGCCAGTTCACGCTGGGGATGTGA
- a CDS encoding class II aldolase/adducin family protein produces the protein MAPRGTYATKRDIVTVCRRLYERGLIAGPDGNVSVRVAPDRILVTPAGMSKVDVQVEDLVELALDGRQLRGATQASSEVQMHLRIYQRRPDVHAVVHAHPPTATGFSVAGESFAACVLPEVLFQVGWVPLVPYATPGTTALADAFEPFVAQHDAFLMANHGATTIGPTLTIAHQRMESLEHSARILLTARLLGRVNTLTPSQVEALVEARARAVPGATYPGCPVPSA, from the coding sequence ATGGCGCCACGCGGCACGTACGCAACCAAGCGGGACATCGTCACGGTCTGTCGGCGCCTCTACGAGCGCGGATTGATCGCGGGCCCCGATGGCAACGTGTCGGTGCGCGTCGCCCCCGATCGTATTCTCGTCACTCCGGCGGGGATGTCTAAAGTGGATGTGCAGGTCGAGGACCTCGTCGAGCTCGCGCTCGACGGCCGTCAGCTGCGCGGGGCGACACAGGCGTCGTCCGAAGTGCAGATGCACCTGCGCATCTACCAGCGACGCCCCGACGTCCACGCGGTGGTGCACGCCCATCCACCGACGGCGACGGGGTTCTCGGTGGCAGGGGAGTCGTTCGCCGCCTGTGTGCTCCCGGAGGTGCTCTTCCAGGTGGGGTGGGTCCCGCTGGTGCCGTATGCCACGCCGGGGACCACGGCCCTGGCCGATGCCTTTGAACCATTCGTGGCGCAGCACGATGCCTTCCTGATGGCCAACCATGGGGCGACGACGATCGGCCCGACGCTGACCATCGCGCACCAGCGCATGGAGAGCCTCGAGCACAGCGCCCGGATCCTCCTGACCGCACGACTGCTGGGGCGCGTGAACACGCTCACCCCATCGCAGGTAGAAGCGTTGGTAGAAGCGCGCGCGCGCGCCGTGCCGGGCGCGACGTATCCCGGATGCCCTGTTCCGTCCGCGTAG
- the pyrR gene encoding bifunctional pyr operon transcriptional regulator/uracil phosphoribosyltransferase PyrR → MASTRTIALDARAVARTLRRMADEIVELFDGTDDLILVGIQRRGVQLADRLVQMIQEREGVQLPRGALDITLYRDDLQTVGPRPVVGKTHLPWSIDKKRVVIVDDVLYTGRTIRAALDELADFGRPARIALAVLADRGGRELPIHADIVGKRMDVTPGARVDVLVGELDGEDSVILVHPEGA, encoded by the coding sequence ATGGCATCCACGCGTACGATCGCGCTCGACGCCCGGGCCGTGGCCAGAACGCTGCGCCGCATGGCCGACGAAATCGTCGAGCTGTTTGACGGGACGGACGACCTCATCTTGGTCGGCATTCAGCGGCGGGGGGTGCAACTGGCCGACCGCCTTGTGCAGATGATCCAGGAGCGCGAGGGGGTGCAGCTGCCACGCGGCGCGCTGGACATCACCCTGTATCGCGACGACCTGCAGACTGTGGGACCGCGTCCCGTGGTGGGGAAGACGCATCTCCCCTGGTCGATCGACAAGAAGCGGGTGGTCATCGTCGACGACGTGCTGTACACGGGGCGGACGATCCGGGCGGCGCTCGACGAGCTGGCCGACTTCGGGCGGCCCGCACGCATCGCCCTTGCGGTCCTCGCCGACCGGGGAGGTCGCGAACTCCCGATCCATGCCGATATCGTGGGCAAGCGCATGGACGTCACACCGGGGGCGCGAGTCGACGTGCTGGTCGGTGAGCTGGACGGTGAGGATTCGGTCATCCTCGTGCACCCGGAGGGCGCATGA
- the scpB gene encoding SMC-Scp complex subunit ScpB — MNPLAKLLEAALFSSARPVPKEELAALDPEASPAAVQSALDELRETYDNNGHGVELVELGEGWQILTRPEYTEAIERAQLAVRPHRLSAAALESLAIIAYRQPIGRAEIEEIRGVNVGGVLKSLHERGLIDVTGRGEGIGRPLLYGTTPLFLEQFALRHLEELPRADELAVALRSEPKPI; from the coding sequence GTGAATCCCCTGGCCAAGCTGCTTGAGGCGGCGCTCTTCTCGAGCGCCCGCCCTGTCCCGAAGGAAGAACTGGCGGCGCTCGATCCGGAGGCGTCGCCCGCGGCCGTGCAGTCGGCGCTCGACGAGCTGCGCGAGACGTACGACAACAATGGCCACGGCGTCGAGCTCGTCGAGCTGGGCGAGGGGTGGCAGATCCTGACCCGTCCGGAATACACCGAGGCCATCGAGCGCGCGCAGCTGGCGGTGCGCCCGCACCGTTTATCTGCGGCGGCCCTCGAGTCACTCGCCATCATCGCGTACCGGCAGCCCATCGGTAGGGCGGAGATCGAGGAGATCCGTGGGGTCAATGTCGGCGGCGTCCTCAAGTCGTTGCACGAGCGCGGACTGATCGACGTGACCGGGCGAGGGGAGGGGATCGGGCGCCCGCTGCTGTATGGGACCACGCCGCTCTTCCTCGAACAGTTTGCCCTGCGCCATCTCGAAGAACTGCCGCGCGCCGACGAACTGGCGGTCGCGCTTCGCTCTGAACCGAAGCCCATCTGA